Within the Catalinimonas niigatensis genome, the region TCGTTCTTCTACCTGATCAGTATTTGCGATCTGCAAAGCCAACTTGCTGATTTTCTGGCTCAGCATACGTTGCCTGCCCGCCAGGTTTACAATGCGGGAATCATACTCCTGCTTACCGATGTAGCGCTGAATAAATAATTGGCTGATGATAATGGCAGCCGCAATGCCAGACAATGCCAATGCATACAGCACTCCTACTCTTTCAAATCCATGCTTCCTTTCATGCTTATTTTGCATAGGGTAAAGAAACAAAAAATAACGATAAGTTACGTAAAATTACTTATCAATTAGAAGCTGAAACAGAATTGTCAAAATTATATGAAGGGCAGATACTAATGATTTCAGTAAAGTGAATATTTTTTCCTGACCCTTCATTTCAATTTTCTACAGAAAAGACATCCATAGTCTTAGACATGCTTTTCCACTGTGTAAGCCGGATAGTAAAGGTAGCCCCTTTTCCCTGTCCTTCGCTACTGGCTTCAACTCTGCCAATATGCTGTTCAATAATTTTCTTTGTCAGGTGGAGCCCTAAACCGGTAGAAGGTTCATTAAAGGTTCCTTTTTTCCCTTGTCGGGTAAATTTGTCAAAAAGCTGGTGAGCCACCTCCGGTTTAAAACCCATCCCATAATCCCTGATATGGATTTGGAGTTGGTCTGAAACTGTTTCCACACGGATATCAATAGCGCCTTTAGGGAATGAGAATTTAATAGCATTCTCTAATAGATTTCGTATGGCCTGCTGAAAGAAAGTTCTCTCCATGTTAACCTGTACATTATCTACTGAAGAAGTTAAACTTACAGACACGTCCTTCTTCTCAAGACTAGTATGATGCTCCTGAATACATTCATCCAGAAGCTTTATCAGGTCTACATACTCAAATACCTTATGAGCAGTGTTTTCTTCTTCCTGCTTTAACATAAAAAGTACTTCGCTCAGCAGCGTAGCATGCTGGGTACATAGTCCATCCATCACTTGCAGGTATTCCTGCTGTAATTCTTCTTCGGAATCCTGTAATAATGCCACCAAGCCCTTAATTTGATTTACCGGGCTGCGCAGATCGTGTGAAAGCAGCGCGATAAGGTCATGTTTCTCATCCAGGAGATGTTGTAGTTGTTCCAGTGTGTTTTGTAGCTTACTCATGACTTGTCCCAGTTCATCCTGGTAGTGCTCCGGTAAATCAGGTAATTGTTTGGTTTGAATGTATTGGTCCAAACCTTCCTGTATCATTTTCAAAGGTTTTAACAACTCATTGAGTAAGAAAAGGGTAATGGAGGTCGCTACTAATGTCAAAATTAGGGCGAGAATAATTATCTCCAGAGGCGTAACTTCATTCTTTTCCACACTTATCAAATAGAGTATGATTCCCAGCAGTGGGATGTGTATCCCTACAAATGAAATGAAGAGGAATTTGAGGCTATACTTTTTTAAAAAGTCTAGCTTTTTGTAAACGAGGAGTCTGCTTTTCATGCTTATCTTTCGGAATGTCTTTTCTTTGGTATTTTTCAAAGAACAAATGATTTATACCAATTTTTATGCAAACAACCCGGTCTTCTATGCGTGACTTTCTACAAAACCTGTAAACATGTAAGAAGTAAAATAAAGAAGGATATGCTTGGGTTAATAGGTTTGAAACGAGAGAATATTACGCCAAAACCTTAACCTACCAGTTTGGCCCACAGGTTATGTTTAATGGATATAGAAAGGCTTCCCTTTCTTATTATCTCATCAAAAACATGCTCACACCTGCTATAGTGAAGTATTAGCCGTGGGCTTCTCATGCTTTACGTCCTTTCAGCTTGCTGTAAATTGTTGCCGCTAATCTCTCCTTTCTTTCAAATGGCCAGAAGTGTAAGGTTCTAAAGAGGAATACCCACATTATCAAAATTTGTAAACAAGGCTTTAGAGAAGCTTTATTTCCCCCCATAGCCTTCATTGTAGAAAATACAGAGTCCATCTTTTCCGGCTACGACAATATCATTTCTGCCAGTACCTCTTAAATCAACGACGGCAAAGTAAAGGCCTGCTCCCTTACCTTCACCCAAAGAGCCGTAGGAAATGGTATGTTTGGTGAAAGAGTCACCATTCCACTGGAAGTAATATAAACCCAAGGGATCAGCACTGCCCGGATCATGACCATTATGGGCGCGAAAACGCTTGCCGGTTATCAACTCAGGTTTTCCATCGCCGGTCACATCAACCCATTCCATCGTATGGAACTGCGAGTTATACGGATCAATGGGATGTTTAATCCAACTTCTGCTGCCTGAATCATCGGTGCTTTGCTCGTACCAGTGTAGTCCATAGCCATGTCCCTGTCCGGCGATGATATCATTCTTCCCATCTCCATTGACATCTTCTATTAATACAGGAACACTGGCGGTGCCTATATTCAGTTCTTCATGGAGTATCCATTTCCCTTTCAGAGGATCTTTTGGTGCTTCCAGCCAGCCATTACTGATGATAAAATCCCCTCTT harbors:
- a CDS encoding sensor histidine kinase — encoded protein: MKSRLLVYKKLDFLKKYSLKFLFISFVGIHIPLLGIILYLISVEKNEVTPLEIIILALILTLVATSITLFLLNELLKPLKMIQEGLDQYIQTKQLPDLPEHYQDELGQVMSKLQNTLEQLQHLLDEKHDLIALLSHDLRSPVNQIKGLVALLQDSEEELQQEYLQVMDGLCTQHATLLSEVLFMLKQEEENTAHKVFEYVDLIKLLDECIQEHHTSLEKKDVSVSLTSSVDNVQVNMERTFFQQAIRNLLENAIKFSFPKGAIDIRVETVSDQLQIHIRDYGMGFKPEVAHQLFDKFTRQGKKGTFNEPSTGLGLHLTKKIIEQHIGRVEASSEGQGKGATFTIRLTQWKSMSKTMDVFSVEN